Proteins from a genomic interval of Euwallacea fornicatus isolate EFF26 chromosome 1, ASM4011564v1, whole genome shotgun sequence:
- the LOC136342342 gene encoding probable sodium/potassium/calcium exchanger CG1090, with the protein MRRSGRHKFIRISVFFLVYSIIHIVSVRSDNKDAKLQSTSTTTATKTTSQIRTSMVPGKNKQNSKAENALLYPKKINELINLDVSPSENSKMEHGMLLVESAVGKVSEMVKKDNETTSTHQCTPAAIRQFPRPIMSQQTRRHGGIIIHIIVAIYMFIGLAIVCDEYFVASLDRICEELKMSPDVAGATFMAAGSSAPELATVIIGVFYAEDDIGISGVIGSAVFNIMFVISVCALATGTMVYLNWWPLIRDSTFYAISILVMLAVIVDEDVNWFESTVMLVIYAIYCVVLHFNPVLEKWAHTLPVPFKSPTPNEQSGLVSYKNLENDNKPKPASYGIEYNSFEQPQPPLQETSQWSPGNEWSPEKYPAQTFHTEPLSGPDLNQATTDIPVPQQQVQPVVAPIQQDYYKPKEYDPSAKVNPLLKPADEAGLWQKTKWAVLYPIHFFCIYTMPDCRSETYRNWYPFTFFVSMLWISFYSYFMVWMITIIGYTMGVPDTVMGLTFVAAGVSVPDALSSIAVIKEGYGDMAVSNAIGSNVFDILVCLGLPWFMKTALTYPGSHIKVISKGLTYSTLSLLSTVAFLVIAVHCNGWKLDRKFGIVLMIWYLLFITFASLYELNVFGYMNPPECLTDY; encoded by the exons ATGAGAAGATCCGGACGTCACAAGTTCATTAGGATATCGGTGTTTTTTCTAGTCTACTCAATCATTCACATAGTCTCAGTACGATCCGATAATAAAGATGCGAAATTGCAATCCACATCCACTACTACCGCCACTAAAACTACAAGTCAAATACGCACCAGTATGGTCCCCGGGAAAAAT AAACAGAATTCAAAGGCTGAAAATGCCTTACTTTACccgaagaaaattaatgaattaattaatttagatgTGAGCCCGagtgaaaattcgaaaatggagCATGGAATGCTGCTGGTAGAAAGTGCAGTTGGAAAAGTTAGTGAAATG GTAAAAAAGGACAATGAAACTACTTCGACACATCAGTGCACTCCTGCTGCAATACGTCAG TTTCCTAGACCCATCATGTCCCAGCAGACAAGAAGGCATGGAGGCATTATCATCCATATAATTGTGGCTATCTACATGTTCATAGGTCTGGCCATAGTATGCGATGAATATTTCGTGGCTTCCCTCGATCGAATATGTGAAG AACTGAAAATGTCTCCAGACGTGGCAGGAGCGACCTTTATGGCTGCTGGAAGTTCTGCGCCGGAATTGGCCACTGTGATCATTGGAGTTTTCTATGCAGAAGATGATATTG GCATATCCGGAGTGATTGGCTCTGCAGTCTTCAATATAATGTTTGTCATCTCGGTTTGCGCTTTAGCGACTGGTACCATGGTTTATCTTAACTGGTGGCCTCTTATACGAGACTCTACGTTCTACGCCATCTCAATATTGGTTATGCTGGCAGTTATCGTGGATGAAGACGTAAATTG GTTCGAGTCTACAGTAATGCTGGTAATCTACGCAATTTACTGCGTGGTCCTACATTTCAATCCGGTCCTGGAGAAATGGGCACATACGCTGCCTGTCCCGTTTAAATCTCCAACCCCCAACGAACAATCGGGGTTAGTTAGCTACAAAAACCTGGAAAACGATAACAAGCCGAAGCCTGCAAGTTACGGCATTGAGTACAATTCTTTCGAGCAGCCCCAGCCGCCCCTTCAAGAAACCTCTCAATGGAGCCCTGGAAATGAGTGGAGCCCGGAAAAATATCCTGCACAAA CATTCCACACAGAACCGTTGAGTGGGCCCGATTTAAATCAAGCAACAACAGACATTCCTGTTCCTCAGCAACAAGTTCAGCCTGTAGTAGCGCCAATTCAGCAGGATTATTATAAACCTAAAGAATACGATCCCAGCGCTAAAGTTAATCCCTTGTTAAAACCTGCAG ATGAAGCAGGGCTATGGCAGAAAACCAAATGGGCCGTTTTATATCCCATCCATTTTTTCTGCATTTACACCATGCCCGACTGCAGGAGTGAGACATACAGGAATTGGTACCCCTTTACATTTTTCGTGTCAATGCTCTGGATATCGTTTTACTCGTATTTTATGGTGTGGATGATCACAATTATAG GGTACACAATGGGGGTTCCGGATACGGTGATGGGGCTCACATTTGTCGCCGCTGGAGTCTCAGTTCCCGACGCTTTATCCAGTATAGCGGTCATCAAAGAAGG ATATGGAGATATGGCTGTATCCAACGCCATAGGTTCCAATGTGTTCGACATCTTGGTATGTTTGGGACTTCCTTGGTTTATGAAGACCGCCCTCACGTACCCAGGATCGCATATAAAGGTCATCAGTAAAG GCCTAACGTATTCAACTTTGTCGCTCCTTTCAACGGTGGCATTCCTGGTCATAGCAGTTCACTGCAACGGCTGGAAACTGGATAGAAAATTCGGAATAGTCCTGATGATTTGGTATCTCTTATTCATAACTTTCGCTAGTCTTTACGAATTGAACGTTTTCGGTTACATGAATCCTCCAGAATGCCTGACCGACTATTAA
- the LOC136342387 gene encoding uncharacterized protein isoform X2, whose product MDTQVEPSLPHENGSQIEDHTDPPTAESVTNGKETIKTVSKPIPVREKRSRSRTPQKKKEKKTESAKSSNDTSKAKLEENPNCQEAQSPELNKIEEESVKKNGHSEGEKVFKTGRKSGRKAASEHEDVNGKPKTEEIEVAQPENSKSSDSAKEVVEMDTLVLSSDEPDPELQFDENSDMDSAKGSPVQSRCKTRRSHTRNIPTPKTPKSIDSESENNSVAPTPTPENLNDTTESIDLEDVSTRAETQSDSTRVDYLKNESLLCGDKDYSDVSRERSLRVTVRPLSARRTIRPLNDSYRQRAFKNALNKSDLNDPNTWQDSTDRIYGVKRKRSESPEGTKRFRTETTAGFMSYISSPLTFLKSKFTSEENTSTPKLIGYKDSTSEIHGEGTYSEVVSEDQEKRNRCVVM is encoded by the coding sequence ATGGACACCCAAGTAGAACCGTCGCTACCACATGAGAATGGTTCGCAAATAGAGGACCACACAGATCCTCCCACTGCCGAATCCGTAACCAATGGgaaagaaacaataaaaactgtCTCTAAACCTATACCCGTACGAGAGAAAAGAAGCCGTTCACGAACTCCtcaaaagaagaaagaaaaaaagaccGAGTCTGCAAAATCTTCGAATGATACTTCGAAGGCGAAGCTTGAGGAAAACCCAAATTGTCAAGAGGCTCAAAGTcctgaattaaataaaattgaagaggAAAGTGTCAAGAAAAACGGACATTCTGAAGGAgaaaaagtgtttaaaacaGGAAGAAAGTCTGGCAGAAAGGCTGCAAGTGAGCATGAAGATGTTAATGGCAAACCAAAGACTGAAGAGATTGAGGTAGCTCAacctgaaaattcaaaatccaGTGATTCTGCTAAGGAGGTAGTGGAAATGGATACTTTAGTTTTATCCTCAGATGAACCAGATCCAGAGCTCCAATTCGATGAAAATTCCGACATGGATTCAGCTAAAGGATCACCAGTGCAGTCCAGATGCAAAACCCGTAGGTCTCATACAAGAAATATACCCACGCCTAAAACCCCGAAATCTATCGATTCTGAATCGGAAAACAATTCTGTGGCACCAACACCAACTCCAGAAAATCTCAACGACACCACTGAATCAATTGATCTTGAAGACGTTTCAACAAGGGCGGAGACACAAAGCGATTCCACTAGAGtggattatttgaaaaatgagtCTTTACTTTGTGGTGACAAAGACTACTCGGATGTCAGTCGCGAACGCTCTTTGAGGGTTACCGTCAGACCGCTTTCAGCAAGAAGAACAATCCGGCCTCTGAACGATTCCTATCGGCAAAGGGCATTTAAGAACGCCCTGAACAAATCGGACCTTAATGATCCAAATACATGGCAAGATTCCACTGACCGTATCTATGGAGTTAAGAGGAAGAGAAGTGAAAGTCCCGAGGGAACTAAACGATTCAGAACTGAGACTACCGCTGGTTTCATGTCGTATATTTCGAGTCCGTTAACTTTTTTGAAGAGCAAATTTACTTCTGAAGAGAACACGAGCACACCGAAACTTATTGGATATAAAGACAGTACAAGTGAGATCCACGGAGAGGGGACCTATTCGGAGGTTGTTTCCGAAGATCAAGAGAAAAGGAACAGGTGCGTGGTAATGTAG
- the LOC136350576 gene encoding zinc finger Ran-binding domain-containing protein 2: MAEEQSSIKSMGEDWTCEECGNLNFARRSSCNRCQKGKAPSTASKRKLGTEIGKAAAEKSRGLFSADDWQCNKCGNVNWARRQQCNVCNAPKFGEVEERTGFGGGYNDRGVVEYKERPDSDDEYDEFGRRKKRRTGSSITSNSSKEDDKDDAVAGKKERDAEEEEEEEEEEDDDGDLSKYDLSDWDDVAPDAGKENKMETKPSSPSKDKK; the protein is encoded by the coding sequence ATGGCCGAAGAACAGTCCTCCATCAAATCCATGGGTGAAGACTGGACTTGCGAGGAATGCGGCAATCTCAACTTTGCTAGGAGATCCTCCTGCAATCGCTGCCAGAAGGGCAAAGCCCCAAGTACTGCCAGTAAACGCAAGCTTGGAACTGAAATAGGAAAAGCAGCCGCTGAAAAAAGCAGAGGTTTGTTTAGTGCTGATGATTGGCAGTGCAACAAATGTGGGAATGTTAATTGGGCTCGGCGTCAGCAATGTAATGTTTGCAATGCGCCCAAATTCGGAGAAGTAGAAGAGAGAACAGGCTTTGGTGGAGGTTACAATGATCGGGGAGTTGTGGAGTACAAAGAGAGGCCTGATTCTGATGATGAATATGATGAATTTGGGCGGAGGAAGAAGAGGAGAACTGGCAGTTCAATAACTAGCAACAGTAGCAAAGAAGATGATAAAGATGATGCTGTTGCAGGTAAAAAAGAGAGAGATGCAGAggaagaggaggaggaggaagaagAAGAGGATGATGATGGGGATTTGTCAAAGTACGACCTCTCTGATTGGGATGATGTGGCACCCGATGCAGGTAAGGAAAATAAGATGGAAACCAAGCCCAGTTCCCCATCTAAAGACAAGAAGTAA
- the LOC136342387 gene encoding uncharacterized protein isoform X1 codes for MRKTVRNGTRKLVCDKRFRGLTMDTQVEPSLPHENGSQIEDHTDPPTAESVTNGKETIKTVSKPIPVREKRSRSRTPQKKKEKKTESAKSSNDTSKAKLEENPNCQEAQSPELNKIEEESVKKNGHSEGEKVFKTGRKSGRKAASEHEDVNGKPKTEEIEVAQPENSKSSDSAKEVVEMDTLVLSSDEPDPELQFDENSDMDSAKGSPVQSRCKTRRSHTRNIPTPKTPKSIDSESENNSVAPTPTPENLNDTTESIDLEDVSTRAETQSDSTRVDYLKNESLLCGDKDYSDVSRERSLRVTVRPLSARRTIRPLNDSYRQRAFKNALNKSDLNDPNTWQDSTDRIYGVKRKRSESPEGTKRFRTETTAGFMSYISSPLTFLKSKFTSEENTSTPKLIGYKDSTSEIHGEGTYSEVVSEDQEKRNRCVVM; via the exons ATGAGGAAAACTGTACGTAACGGCAcgaggaaattggtttgtgATAAACGATTTCGAG ggctAACAATGGACACCCAAGTAGAACCGTCGCTACCACATGAGAATGGTTCGCAAATAGAGGACCACACAGATCCTCCCACTGCCGAATCCGTAACCAATGGgaaagaaacaataaaaactgtCTCTAAACCTATACCCGTACGAGAGAAAAGAAGCCGTTCACGAACTCCtcaaaagaagaaagaaaaaaagaccGAGTCTGCAAAATCTTCGAATGATACTTCGAAGGCGAAGCTTGAGGAAAACCCAAATTGTCAAGAGGCTCAAAGTcctgaattaaataaaattgaagaggAAAGTGTCAAGAAAAACGGACATTCTGAAGGAgaaaaagtgtttaaaacaGGAAGAAAGTCTGGCAGAAAGGCTGCAAGTGAGCATGAAGATGTTAATGGCAAACCAAAGACTGAAGAGATTGAGGTAGCTCAacctgaaaattcaaaatccaGTGATTCTGCTAAGGAGGTAGTGGAAATGGATACTTTAGTTTTATCCTCAGATGAACCAGATCCAGAGCTCCAATTCGATGAAAATTCCGACATGGATTCAGCTAAAGGATCACCAGTGCAGTCCAGATGCAAAACCCGTAGGTCTCATACAAGAAATATACCCACGCCTAAAACCCCGAAATCTATCGATTCTGAATCGGAAAACAATTCTGTGGCACCAACACCAACTCCAGAAAATCTCAACGACACCACTGAATCAATTGATCTTGAAGACGTTTCAACAAGGGCGGAGACACAAAGCGATTCCACTAGAGtggattatttgaaaaatgagtCTTTACTTTGTGGTGACAAAGACTACTCGGATGTCAGTCGCGAACGCTCTTTGAGGGTTACCGTCAGACCGCTTTCAGCAAGAAGAACAATCCGGCCTCTGAACGATTCCTATCGGCAAAGGGCATTTAAGAACGCCCTGAACAAATCGGACCTTAATGATCCAAATACATGGCAAGATTCCACTGACCGTATCTATGGAGTTAAGAGGAAGAGAAGTGAAAGTCCCGAGGGAACTAAACGATTCAGAACTGAGACTACCGCTGGTTTCATGTCGTATATTTCGAGTCCGTTAACTTTTTTGAAGAGCAAATTTACTTCTGAAGAGAACACGAGCACACCGAAACTTATTGGATATAAAGACAGTACAAGTGAGATCCACGGAGAGGGGACCTATTCGGAGGTTGTTTCCGAAGATCAAGAGAAAAGGAACAGGTGCGTGGTAATGTAG
- the SNRPG gene encoding probable small nuclear ribonucleoprotein G, with amino-acid sequence MSKAHPPELKKFMDKKLSLKLNGGRQVTGILRGFDPFMNLVVDESIEECRDGSKNNIGMVVIRGNSIVMLEALDRI; translated from the exons ATGTCCAAAGCACATCCAccagaattaaaaaa GTTTATGGACAAAAAGCTGTCTTTAAAACTCAACGGGGGCAGACAAGTTACTGGAATTTTGCGAGGATTTGATCCCTTCATGAATCTCGTAGTGGACGAGAGTATCGAGGAATGCAGAGATGGCTCAAAGAACAACATTGGCATGGTG GTAATTAGGGGGAACAGTATAGTAATGCTCGAGGCATTAGATAGAATATAG
- the Ctu1 gene encoding cytoplasmic tRNA 2-thiolation protein 1 — MAPCSTKCGKNAILKRPKTGDALCKECFFEAFENEIHFTIQRAKLFRPGAIVAVAASGGKDSTVLAYVLKLLNEKYNYGLNLVLLSIDEGITGYRDDSLDTVKQNRDDYGMPLKIMSYKDLYGWTMDDIVAQIGRKNNCTFCGVFRRQALDRGANLLKVDYLATGHNADDIAETVLMNILRGDLARLTRCTSIITDSGDGIPRVKPLKYTFEKEIVMYAYFRKLVYFSTECVFAPNAYRGHARVLLKDLEKIDPAIIMNIIQSGENLKVNESAKIPTLTRCTRCNYISSQEVCKACILLEGLNKGLPRLGIGKSSKVKRTLKNHDENERIEINKNPLNLVNSCNTGSKSETQKSKCLCNKALASIT, encoded by the exons ATGGCACCATGTTCAACAAAATGTGGGAAAAAcgcaattttaaaa AGGCCAAAAACTGGGGACGCATTATGCAAAGAATGTTTCTTTGAAGCATTTGAGAATGAAATACATTTCACAATCCAAAGAGCCAAACTATTCCGACCAGGTGCCATTGTGGCAGTTGCAGCTTCTGGAGGCAAAGACTCAACTGTTCTTGCATATGtcttgaaattattaaatgaaaaatacaattatggtttaaatttggttttgttGTCCATTGATGAAGGCATTACTGGCTACAGGGATGACAGTTTAGATACAGTTAAACAGAATAGAGATGATTATGGGATGcctttgaaaattatgtctTACAAGGATTTGTATGGTTGGACTATGGATGACATTGTAGCACAA ATAgggagaaaaaataattgcacTTTTTGTGGTGTGTTTCGAAGGCAGGCTCTGGATAGAGGAGCCAATTTACTTAAGGTGGATTATCTGGCCACTGGACACAATGCTGATGACATAGCTGAAACTGTGCTTATGAATATTCTTCGAGGGGATTTGGCCAGATTAACAAGATGCACGTCCATAATAACT GATAGTGGGGATGGAATTCCTCGGGTTAAACCTCTAAAATACacatttgaaaaagaaatagTCATGTATGcctattttagaaaattagtaTATTTTTCAACTGAATGTGTGTTTGCTCCAAATGCCTACCGAGGACATGCTAGGGTACTGCTTAAAGACTTAGAAAAGATTGACCCAGCTATTATAATGAATATTATCCAATCAG GTGAAAATCTCAAAGTTAATGAATCAGCCAAAATTCCCACGTTAACTCGATGTACCAGGTGTAATTATATTTCATCACAGGAAGTATGTAAGGCTTGTATACTGTTGGAAGGACTGAATAAAGGTCTTCCCCGGTTAGGGATTGGCAAATCTAGCAAGGTTAAAAGAACATTGAAAAACCACGATGAGAATGAGAGaattgaaattaacaaaaatccCCTTAATTTAGTTAATAGTTGTAATACAGGAAGTAAAAGTGAGACACAAAAATCCAAGTGTTTGTGTAATAAAGCATTGGCGAGTATCACctaa